Proteins encoded together in one Hymenobacter monticola window:
- the tssD gene encoding type VI secretion system tube protein TssD, with protein sequence MSFSAALIVNNKQYSVRRFSWGVQQNTDVVGRPDARVQGGRLQVELDSEPDEALHHWALDDTKRMSGEIVVFAAHNRLSRRKTIRFEDAYCVGLGKQFDGSASEMGMTMTLTLSANRLSSGEVTLDNKWPA encoded by the coding sequence ATGTCGTTCAGCGCCGCGCTCATCGTCAACAACAAACAGTATTCCGTCCGGCGCTTTAGCTGGGGCGTGCAGCAAAACACCGACGTGGTGGGCCGTCCCGACGCCCGCGTGCAGGGCGGCCGGCTGCAGGTCGAGTTGGATTCGGAGCCCGACGAGGCGCTGCACCACTGGGCCCTGGACGATACCAAAAGAATGAGTGGGGAAATTGTGGTGTTTGCGGCCCATAACCGCCTTTCGCGCCGCAAAACCATCCGCTTCGAGGATGCCTACTGTGTGGGCCTGGGCAAGCAATTCGACGGCTCGGCTTCGGAAATGGGCATGACCATGACGCTCACGCTGTCGGCTAACCGGCTCAGCAGTGGCGAGGTGACGCTCGACAACAAGTGGCCCGCTTAA
- a CDS encoding helix-turn-helix domain-containing protein: MIYQATQPHPALQPYVKEYLLCDFDFRGLREIPTKLLPARAEQSIIFYPGEAFTKVSPDRNQRRLMPHTLMQGQPLTVWHHHYPRTFSLVKVIFQPGGLFHLLGGAPMAEFTDAAIDAESVFGKEMGEVIQQLMNTARYAKMLAVVDAYLVQKFGRLRLRREPIDQLGRWLQAGSPAVSLDYLARQSCLSFRQFERKFRERMGVSPKLFMRIARFNRAYALKEKTPARDWLDIALACGYADYQHMVKDFKQFAGVTPTLFVEAEARSPEHILLLR, from the coding sequence ATGATATACCAGGCAACGCAGCCGCACCCCGCCCTGCAGCCCTACGTGAAGGAGTATTTGCTCTGCGACTTCGATTTCAGGGGGCTGCGCGAAATTCCGACCAAGCTGCTGCCGGCGCGGGCCGAGCAAAGCATCATCTTTTACCCCGGCGAGGCGTTTACCAAAGTCAGCCCCGACCGGAACCAGCGGCGTCTGATGCCGCACACCCTGATGCAGGGCCAGCCGCTCACGGTGTGGCACCACCATTACCCGCGCACGTTCAGCCTGGTGAAGGTGATTTTTCAGCCGGGCGGGCTGTTTCATTTGCTGGGGGGCGCCCCGATGGCCGAGTTTACCGACGCGGCCATCGACGCGGAAAGCGTGTTTGGCAAGGAGATGGGCGAGGTCATTCAGCAGCTGATGAACACGGCGCGCTACGCCAAGATGCTGGCGGTGGTGGACGCATATCTGGTGCAGAAGTTCGGGCGGCTGCGCCTGCGCCGCGAGCCCATCGACCAGCTGGGGCGTTGGCTGCAGGCGGGCAGTCCGGCCGTATCGCTCGACTACCTCGCCCGGCAGTCGTGCCTGAGCTTCCGGCAGTTCGAGCGCAAGTTTCGGGAGCGAATGGGGGTGAGCCCCAAGCTGTTTATGCGCATTGCGCGCTTCAACCGGGCGTATGCGCTGAAAGAAAAAACGCCGGCCCGCGACTGGCTCGACATTGCGCTGGCCTGCGGCTACGCCGATTACCAGCACATGGTGAAGGATTTTAAGCAGTTTGCCGGCGTCACGCCCACGCTTTTTGTGGAGGCCGAGGCGCGCTCGCCGGAGCACATTTTGCTGCTGCGCTAA
- a CDS encoding ATP-dependent Clp protease ATP-binding subunit codes for MAYSDNLKRSLHIAQAVAHEYRQQYYAAPHLLTALLHNEIGLASWLVAVLDKDIHYLREWAEVRLEDQPKAARPPEMPTPDPGVQQVLEMADLVALQLSRDQTDPLAALAALLRPGLAFTAEQLKSFPLTQKEVLDAAQAEMPAPAATETDDNNAASAKPAAAAGGKGGAIATYCTDKTAQARAGQLDPIVGRDREVRLMAEILGRRTKPNVLLIGEPGVGKSALVEGFAQQIAQGLVPVHLREVTLFELDLGTLVAGASYKGEVEDRIKKVLTEIKQYTRAILFIDEIHVLLDPKGSAGSGIAQLLKPELARGELTVIGATTNDEYRQYIEKDEAFNRRFDIVRVEEPTMVVAERMLERVLPIYATHHDLLIGEGTIGEAVRLAKRYLKDRQLPDSAIDLVDRTMAAIRMLDEQAVAGLTQLQTEFEALAARREELEEADYLRELRWFLYQVQSQVSQLWLNQLENEQQPETLETSAELETYLREILTAVLGLADTKKTSVEKQDIAAIVSGKTGIPLGKLQSNEREKLLRMDQILQKRVVGQDYAVKAMCAAILESRSGLTKAGQPIGSFFLLGPTGTGKTELAKALADFLFNDESFLIRFDMSEFKEEHSAALLYGAPPGYVGYEEGGLLVNKIREKPYAVVLFDEIEKAHPSVFDIFLQILDEGRLSDRLGREGDFSNAVILFTSNIGSEQIAASFAAGNVPASTDLMETMARFFRPEFLARLTEIVPFAPISEENVGRIFDIHLRPLTEQLRRQGITLTLSPEARQHLALSGFTPKYGARPITGVIRQQLRRPISRLIISGEARPGTVLTLDKPEGSDAVTWTTTQTDATDEAMATAAPAEPASAIAPADA; via the coding sequence ATGGCGTACTCCGACAATCTGAAACGCAGCCTGCACATCGCCCAGGCCGTGGCCCACGAATACCGTCAGCAATACTACGCGGCTCCGCACTTGCTCACGGCGTTGCTGCACAACGAGATAGGCTTGGCCTCCTGGCTGGTGGCCGTGTTGGATAAGGACATCCATTACTTGCGTGAGTGGGCCGAGGTGCGCCTCGAAGACCAGCCCAAGGCCGCCCGCCCACCCGAAATGCCCACCCCCGACCCTGGGGTGCAGCAGGTGCTGGAAATGGCCGATTTGGTGGCCCTGCAGCTCTCGCGCGACCAAACCGACCCGCTGGCGGCGCTGGCCGCCCTGCTCCGGCCGGGCCTGGCCTTCACGGCCGAGCAGCTGAAATCTTTCCCGCTCACCCAAAAGGAGGTGCTGGACGCGGCCCAGGCCGAAATGCCGGCCCCGGCGGCCACCGAAACCGACGACAATAATGCTGCCAGCGCCAAACCGGCCGCCGCTGCCGGCGGCAAGGGCGGCGCCATTGCCACGTACTGCACCGACAAAACCGCCCAGGCCCGCGCGGGCCAGCTCGACCCCATTGTGGGGCGCGACCGCGAAGTGCGGCTCATGGCCGAGATTCTGGGCCGGCGCACCAAGCCCAACGTGCTGCTCATCGGCGAGCCGGGCGTGGGTAAGTCGGCGCTGGTGGAGGGCTTTGCCCAGCAGATTGCGCAAGGGCTGGTGCCGGTGCATTTGCGCGAGGTGACGCTGTTTGAGCTGGACCTGGGCACGCTGGTGGCCGGCGCCTCTTACAAAGGCGAGGTGGAAGACCGCATCAAAAAGGTCCTCACCGAAATCAAGCAATACACCCGCGCCATCTTATTCATTGATGAAATCCACGTGCTGCTCGACCCCAAGGGCAGCGCCGGCAGCGGCATTGCGCAGCTGCTGAAACCGGAGCTGGCCCGCGGGGAACTCACGGTAATCGGCGCTACGACCAACGACGAGTACCGGCAGTACATTGAAAAGGACGAGGCATTCAACCGTCGCTTCGACATCGTGCGGGTGGAGGAGCCCACGATGGTGGTGGCGGAGCGCATGCTGGAGCGCGTGCTGCCCATCTACGCCACCCACCACGACCTGCTCATCGGCGAGGGCACCATTGGCGAGGCCGTGCGCTTGGCCAAGCGCTACCTGAAAGACCGGCAGCTTCCCGATTCGGCCATCGACCTGGTGGACCGAACCATGGCCGCCATCCGAATGCTGGACGAGCAGGCGGTGGCCGGCCTCACGCAGCTGCAAACCGAGTTTGAGGCCCTGGCTGCGCGCCGCGAGGAGCTGGAAGAAGCCGACTACCTGCGCGAGCTACGCTGGTTTCTGTACCAGGTGCAAAGCCAGGTGAGCCAGCTCTGGCTCAACCAGCTGGAGAACGAGCAGCAGCCCGAAACCCTGGAAACCAGCGCCGAGCTGGAAACCTACCTGCGCGAGATTCTGACGGCGGTGCTGGGCCTGGCCGATACCAAGAAAACCAGCGTGGAGAAGCAGGACATCGCGGCCATCGTGTCGGGCAAAACCGGCATCCCGCTGGGCAAGCTGCAAAGCAACGAGCGCGAAAAGCTGCTGCGCATGGACCAGATTCTGCAGAAGCGCGTGGTGGGCCAGGACTACGCCGTGAAGGCCATGTGCGCGGCCATTCTGGAGTCGCGCTCGGGCCTCACCAAGGCCGGACAGCCCATTGGCTCGTTCTTTTTGCTGGGGCCTACCGGTACCGGCAAAACCGAGCTGGCCAAGGCCTTGGCCGATTTTCTGTTCAACGACGAGTCCTTCCTCATTCGCTTCGACATGTCGGAGTTCAAGGAGGAGCACTCGGCCGCGCTGCTCTACGGGGCGCCTCCCGGCTACGTGGGCTATGAGGAGGGCGGCCTGCTGGTAAATAAAATCCGGGAGAAGCCCTACGCGGTGGTGCTGTTTGACGAGATTGAGAAGGCCCACCCGTCGGTGTTCGACATCTTCCTGCAAATTCTGGACGAGGGCCGGCTCAGCGACCGGCTGGGCCGCGAGGGCGATTTCTCCAACGCCGTGATTCTATTCACCTCCAACATTGGCTCGGAGCAGATTGCGGCGTCTTTCGCGGCCGGCAACGTGCCCGCCTCCACCGACCTGATGGAAACCATGGCCCGCTTTTTCCGGCCCGAGTTTCTGGCGCGCCTCACCGAAATCGTGCCCTTTGCCCCCATCTCGGAAGAAAACGTGGGCCGCATTTTCGACATTCACCTGCGCCCCCTCACCGAGCAGCTGCGGCGGCAGGGCATCACGCTCACGCTCAGCCCCGAGGCCCGGCAGCACCTGGCCTTGTCGGGCTTCACGCCCAAGTACGGGGCGCGGCCCATCACCGGCGTGATTCGGCAGCAACTGCGGCGGCCCATCTCGCGGCTCATCATCAGCGGCGAAGCCCGGCCCGGCACCGTGCTCACCCTGGACAAACCCGAAGGCAGCGACGCCGTGACGTGGACTACTACGCAAACCGACGCTACCGATGAGGCCATGGCCACCGCAGCTCCTGCTGAGCCGGCCAGCGCCATCGCTCCCGCAGATGCCTGA
- a CDS encoding cupin domain-containing protein yields MALSPHHTLGAAPAAQKKPFVVRHADARAAEHYHMMGFDLYLKVSGKDTDGQLAMFSGAYRKHDGPPLHVHYEQDEEFYITEGEFLVQVGEEKFTLRVGDLIFLPRNIPHAFLTLSDTGRMVFMTHPSAGTEMLFKQLAALPPTATLDDAQKIHVANGCRILGPKLTAG; encoded by the coding sequence ATGGCCCTCTCTCCTCATCACACGCTGGGCGCGGCCCCGGCGGCCCAGAAAAAGCCCTTCGTGGTGCGGCACGCCGATGCCCGCGCCGCCGAGCATTACCACATGATGGGCTTTGACTTGTATTTGAAAGTGTCGGGCAAGGACACCGACGGGCAGCTGGCCATGTTCTCGGGCGCCTACCGCAAGCACGACGGCCCGCCCCTGCACGTGCACTACGAGCAGGACGAGGAGTTCTACATCACCGAAGGCGAATTCTTGGTGCAAGTAGGGGAGGAGAAGTTCACGCTGCGCGTCGGCGATTTGATTTTCCTGCCGCGCAACATCCCCCACGCCTTCCTCACGCTGAGCGACACGGGCCGCATGGTGTTCATGACGCACCCAAGCGCCGGCACCGAAATGCTGTTCAAGCAGCTGGCGGCCCTGCCGCCCACCGCCACGCTCGACGACGCGCAGAAAATTCACGTGGCCAACGGTTGCCGCATCCTCGGCCCGAAGCTAACCGCGGGCTAA
- a CDS encoding DUF5458 family protein — protein MAPEQQDTAANYRAREGAAPSLEQSTQALLKVGGFDLLETTIDGASNLNPEKKARKKIFLSEENKKADRAQLKKRLALWHSLLSEADTVADAIEKGSQRVEDTQQQLTDNLKTAVEATHELEQAYRSVALFFRNTDQDEVKNVSILNADKDQLKDLDNTTFVDAVADELEQNYDRLDLRDNYSLLVVPGYLGSNKVVDKWAKIAHKNKVMLVTDFEHYDTPEDVIELFDEANLTGAEPHKANVVMAANWLVGRGKIEEIGEEEDMFVPPSSALAGRIYSTLASQVTAGRKHGTLNEVEGVKFPLRKSEIANMEKIGLVPMVNEYGRVMAFSAKTLFNGDNIGLQTYSVVRVFDYVTKVLIDFLNRRAFENWDHNMRMDIQNQIVRFLDGIAGPGKLIEKFSIKKFERDPDQKDRINLDIHMVPYFPAKTFLVSLDGTKGDDPDNPGRDWSAEYAQQ, from the coding sequence ATGGCTCCCGAACAGCAAGACACCGCTGCCAATTACCGTGCCCGTGAGGGTGCCGCGCCCAGCCTGGAACAAAGCACCCAGGCGCTCCTGAAAGTGGGCGGTTTCGACTTGCTCGAAACCACCATCGACGGGGCTTCAAACCTGAATCCGGAGAAGAAGGCCCGGAAAAAAATCTTCCTTTCCGAAGAAAACAAGAAAGCCGACCGCGCGCAGCTCAAGAAGCGCCTGGCGCTGTGGCACTCGCTGCTCAGCGAGGCCGATACCGTGGCCGATGCCATTGAAAAAGGCTCGCAGCGCGTGGAAGACACGCAGCAGCAACTGACGGACAACCTGAAAACGGCCGTGGAGGCCACCCACGAGTTGGAGCAGGCTTACCGCTCGGTGGCGCTGTTTTTCCGCAACACCGACCAGGATGAGGTGAAAAACGTGTCCATCCTCAACGCCGACAAAGACCAGCTGAAAGACCTGGACAACACCACCTTCGTGGATGCCGTGGCCGACGAGCTGGAACAGAACTACGACCGCCTCGACCTGCGCGACAACTACTCCCTGCTGGTGGTGCCCGGCTACCTGGGCTCCAACAAAGTGGTGGACAAGTGGGCCAAAATTGCCCACAAAAACAAGGTGATGCTCGTGACCGACTTTGAGCATTACGACACCCCCGAGGACGTCATCGAGCTGTTCGACGAGGCCAACCTGACGGGCGCCGAGCCCCACAAGGCCAACGTGGTGATGGCTGCCAACTGGCTGGTGGGCCGGGGCAAGATTGAGGAAATCGGGGAAGAGGAAGACATGTTCGTGCCGCCTTCGTCGGCGCTGGCAGGCCGCATCTATTCCACGCTGGCGTCGCAGGTCACGGCCGGCCGCAAGCACGGCACCCTGAACGAGGTGGAAGGCGTCAAGTTTCCCCTGCGCAAGAGCGAAATCGCCAACATGGAGAAAATCGGCCTGGTGCCGATGGTGAACGAGTACGGCCGCGTGATGGCTTTCTCGGCCAAAACGCTCTTCAACGGCGACAACATCGGCCTGCAGACCTACTCCGTGGTGCGCGTGTTCGACTACGTGACCAAGGTGCTGATTGACTTCCTCAACCGCCGCGCCTTCGAGAACTGGGACCACAACATGCGCATGGACATTCAGAACCAGATTGTGCGCTTCCTCGACGGCATCGCGGGCCCGGGCAAACTGATTGAAAAATTCTCCATCAAGAAATTCGAGCGCGACCCCGACCAAAAAGACCGCATCAACCTCGATATTCACATGGTGCCTTATTTCCCGGCCAAAACCTTCCTGGTGTCGCTGGATGGCACAAAAGGCGACGACCCGGACAACCCCGGCCGCGACTGGAGCGCCGAATATGCTCAACAATAA
- a CDS encoding lipase family protein: MPFLATCQRPDDAVVSIKGQQYHRTPAELAQGQLTPRLKDADYQLVSDMAMLSAIVYSGVKTTNHRPNYRQDTAKYAVERRELARRGWQPFPFTDTLATPARQHRLGGMVYDVWVQQRPGARPLAVLVFRGTNYLEFADWVANTRPVTNWPALWDQYEQARALTPAVVARLDAAYGGRARIMAAGHSLGGGLAQHAGYTCPRIEKVFAFNSSPLTGYFDLAKKERLFHGSQRRTFLVYESYEVLALFRAVPSYLDRFRNLDIVMVRYNFTTGLDSPSPFRQHAMQRLVTGLKEKR; the protein is encoded by the coding sequence ATGCCGTTCCTTGCCACCTGCCAGCGGCCCGATGACGCGGTGGTCAGCATCAAAGGCCAGCAATACCACCGCACTCCGGCCGAGCTGGCGCAGGGCCAACTCACGCCCCGTTTAAAAGATGCCGACTACCAGCTGGTAAGCGACATGGCCATGCTCAGCGCCATCGTCTATTCGGGCGTAAAAACGACCAACCACCGCCCCAACTACCGCCAGGACACCGCCAAGTACGCCGTGGAGCGGCGCGAACTGGCCCGGCGCGGCTGGCAGCCGTTTCCGTTCACCGACACCTTGGCCACTCCGGCGCGGCAGCATCGGCTGGGCGGCATGGTGTACGACGTGTGGGTGCAGCAGCGGCCCGGCGCCCGGCCGCTGGCGGTGCTGGTGTTTCGGGGCACCAACTACCTGGAGTTTGCCGACTGGGTGGCTAACACGCGGCCCGTTACCAACTGGCCCGCCCTGTGGGACCAGTACGAGCAAGCCCGCGCCCTCACGCCCGCCGTGGTGGCCCGGCTCGATGCGGCTTATGGGGGCCGGGCGCGCATCATGGCGGCGGGGCACTCGCTGGGCGGCGGGCTGGCCCAGCACGCCGGCTACACCTGCCCGCGCATCGAAAAGGTATTCGCCTTCAACTCCTCGCCGCTCACCGGCTACTTCGACCTGGCCAAAAAAGAGCGGCTGTTTCACGGCAGCCAGCGCCGCACCTTTCTGGTGTATGAGAGCTACGAGGTGCTGGCGCTGTTTCGGGCCGTGCCGTCGTATCTGGACCGTTTTCGGAATCTGGACATCGTGATGGTGCGCTACAATTTCACTACGGGCCTCGATTCGCCCTCGCCCTTCCGGCAGCACGCCATGCAGCGGCTGGTGACGGGGCTGAAGGAAAAACGGTAA
- a CDS encoding GPW/gp25 family protein yields the protein MSATYYRLPLDLEGILERRQLPRCSVQESIAQHLYLMLTTHFGESRYEPEFGCQVWEQDFEAMTTMRWKDSVQKSVEQAIREFEPRLVRAQAQVAVMDFELKNVNQRIRKRLEVTINAALHRTDEPFAFQASLFVAPLSVD from the coding sequence ATGAGTGCCACCTACTACCGTCTGCCGCTCGATTTGGAAGGGATTCTGGAGCGCCGCCAGCTGCCGCGCTGCTCGGTGCAGGAATCCATTGCCCAGCACCTGTACCTGATGCTCACCACCCACTTCGGCGAGTCGCGCTACGAGCCCGAATTCGGCTGCCAGGTGTGGGAGCAGGACTTTGAAGCTATGACCACCATGCGCTGGAAGGACAGCGTGCAGAAATCCGTAGAGCAAGCCATTCGAGAGTTTGAGCCCCGCCTGGTGCGCGCCCAGGCCCAGGTGGCGGTGATGGATTTTGAGCTCAAAAACGTCAACCAGCGCATTCGCAAACGGCTGGAAGTAACCATCAACGCCGCCCTGCACCGCACCGACGAGCCCTTTGCCTTTCAGGCCAGCCTGTTTGTGGCGCCGCTCTCAGTCGATTAG
- a CDS encoding type VI secretion system baseplate subunit TssF encodes MLPPPSFPTPAATDFSKASIKSRLTRQAAELWGYGEADLDGFDPLVHVLLEACAVEFEKIGQELHSTQDRLVERLATLLNPDVVDAPHPAHAVAQARAREALVQLPNDAQFVFAPPTVGRQAAGQELFFSPLQGTRLVSGAVRCLATDATVWQVEANGQKRVVAQAASPAPTEHRRLWIGLSLPAEGVKISDLTFYFDWLNEPRRAAYAAFLPGEQWLLGRYELQASQGLPEPPAGVGAPAGSLNGEYDFLQRVEQQVRELYAPAFVQLSGPASALAAYAPRPYPAELADSFQAATELQGLTQPLTWLEVRFAHALPPEAFEQLVCALNCFPVLNRRLHKVLFRLQPALNLFPLVSEEPFLAIRDVYSLSNVAYRPTTLSDLSEGATDTYTLRTHGVGRFDTRTGREALRELLELLRDESSAFTAAGTDFVGSILRELDQNLARLEERLDRTRAAEQPVPYVLLRPKNVNDSVYLEYWSSNGEAANRLAAGSQLRIHDGHFIDEVRLLTTTSGGRERPRPEERTHALRRNLLARNRLVTLADIKAACWAELGPQLAAVHVEKAFQTGSTPTAGFVRCIRVMLTPAEPTRLSAPEWQRASQELHTVLSGQSALNMPYEVVVKTAG; translated from the coding sequence GTGCTGCCTCCGCCGTCTTTCCCCACGCCCGCCGCCACCGATTTCAGCAAAGCCAGCATTAAGAGCCGCCTCACCCGCCAGGCGGCCGAGCTGTGGGGCTACGGCGAGGCCGACCTCGACGGCTTCGACCCGCTGGTGCACGTGCTGCTCGAAGCCTGCGCCGTGGAATTTGAGAAAATTGGCCAAGAGCTGCACAGCACGCAGGACCGGCTGGTGGAGCGCCTGGCCACCCTGCTGAACCCCGACGTGGTGGACGCCCCGCACCCGGCCCACGCCGTGGCGCAGGCCCGCGCCCGCGAGGCGCTGGTGCAGCTGCCCAACGACGCGCAGTTTGTGTTTGCGCCGCCCACCGTGGGCCGCCAGGCCGCCGGCCAGGAACTGTTTTTTTCGCCGCTGCAAGGCACGCGCCTCGTGAGCGGGGCCGTGCGCTGCCTGGCCACCGATGCCACCGTGTGGCAGGTGGAAGCCAACGGCCAGAAGCGCGTGGTGGCCCAGGCCGCCAGCCCCGCCCCCACCGAGCACCGCCGCCTCTGGATAGGCCTGAGCCTCCCGGCCGAAGGCGTCAAAATCAGCGACCTGACGTTTTACTTCGACTGGCTGAACGAGCCGCGTCGGGCCGCCTACGCCGCCTTTTTGCCTGGCGAGCAGTGGCTGCTGGGCCGCTATGAATTGCAAGCCAGCCAGGGCCTGCCCGAGCCGCCCGCCGGCGTTGGCGCCCCGGCCGGCTCCCTCAACGGGGAGTATGATTTCCTGCAGCGCGTAGAGCAGCAGGTGCGGGAGCTGTACGCACCGGCCTTTGTGCAGCTGAGCGGCCCGGCAAGCGCGCTGGCAGCCTACGCGCCCCGCCCCTACCCTGCCGAGCTGGCCGATTCCTTTCAGGCTGCCACCGAGCTGCAGGGCCTCACGCAGCCGCTGACGTGGCTGGAAGTGCGCTTTGCCCACGCCCTGCCGCCCGAGGCGTTCGAGCAGCTGGTGTGTGCCCTCAATTGCTTCCCGGTGCTCAACCGGCGCCTGCACAAGGTGCTGTTTCGGCTGCAGCCGGCCCTCAACCTGTTTCCGCTGGTGAGCGAGGAGCCGTTTCTGGCCATTCGCGACGTCTACAGTCTCAGCAACGTGGCTTACCGCCCCACCACCCTCAGTGACCTGAGCGAGGGCGCCACCGATACCTACACGCTGCGCACCCACGGCGTGGGCCGCTTCGACACCCGCACCGGCCGCGAAGCCCTGCGCGAGCTGCTGGAGCTGCTGCGCGACGAAAGCAGCGCCTTCACGGCCGCCGGCACCGATTTTGTGGGCTCTATCCTGCGCGAGCTCGACCAGAACCTGGCCCGTCTTGAGGAGCGCCTCGACCGCACGCGCGCCGCCGAGCAGCCGGTGCCTTACGTGCTGTTACGCCCCAAAAACGTGAACGACAGCGTATACCTCGAATACTGGTCGAGCAACGGCGAAGCGGCCAACCGCCTGGCTGCCGGCAGCCAGCTGCGCATCCACGACGGCCATTTTATTGACGAAGTGCGCCTGCTCACCACCACCAGCGGCGGGCGCGAGCGGCCCCGCCCCGAGGAACGCACCCACGCCCTGCGCCGCAACCTGCTGGCCCGCAACCGCCTCGTGACCCTGGCCGATATTAAGGCCGCCTGCTGGGCCGAGCTGGGCCCGCAGCTGGCCGCCGTGCACGTCGAAAAGGCTTTCCAGACCGGGAGCACGCCCACGGCGGGCTTTGTGCGCTGCATCCGGGTGATGCTCACGCCGGCCGAGCCCACCCGCCTAAGCGCGCCCGAGTGGCAGCGCGCCAGCCAAGAGCTGCACACGGTGCTATCGGGCCAGTCGGCCCTGAACATGCCGTACGAGGTGGTGGTGAAAACGGCGGGTTGA
- the tssD gene encoding type VI secretion system tube protein TssD, protein MASFSAVFDAAGSENCEVVSCSYSFNQTTDDKGRPSSVVQGGTIKVTIVSTDSVKLISWMLDPYKRADGKIVFKRGDQDSKMKEISFKEAYCVGYSESFDARGGETQASMLLSLVISANKIDVNGASLDNKWV, encoded by the coding sequence ATGGCCTCTTTCAGTGCTGTTTTTGACGCTGCTGGCAGCGAAAATTGCGAAGTAGTTAGCTGCAGCTACTCCTTCAACCAGACCACCGATGACAAGGGTCGCCCTTCGTCTGTTGTGCAAGGCGGTACCATCAAGGTGACCATTGTGTCGACTGATAGCGTGAAGCTCATCAGCTGGATGCTGGACCCCTACAAACGGGCCGATGGCAAAATCGTGTTCAAGCGCGGTGACCAGGATTCGAAAATGAAGGAGATTTCCTTCAAGGAAGCCTACTGCGTGGGCTACAGCGAAAGCTTTGATGCCCGGGGCGGCGAAACGCAGGCTTCGATGCTTCTGAGCCTGGTCATCTCGGCCAACAAGATTGATGTCAATGGCGCATCGCTCGATAACAAGTGGGTATAA